A genomic window from Brevibacillus agri includes:
- a CDS encoding YqeG family HAD IIIA-type phosphatase, giving the protein MFLNKLMPSQFVESIHHIDIDQLKRNKIRAVITDLDNTLVEWDRPEATPEVISWLGRLHDAGIQVTVVSNNNKERVQRFCAPLDLGFICAARKPTNRAFLQAVRQMNVTIAETVVIGDQLFTDVLGGNRLGFHTILVVPVAQTDGFWTRFNRQMERVALSWMERKGMVSWRRKA; this is encoded by the coding sequence GTGTTTTTAAACAAGCTGATGCCCAGTCAGTTCGTGGAGTCTATCCATCACATTGATATAGATCAATTGAAACGAAATAAAATCCGCGCGGTGATTACAGATTTGGACAACACCCTTGTAGAATGGGACAGGCCAGAAGCTACCCCGGAAGTAATAAGCTGGCTCGGTCGCTTGCACGATGCAGGCATCCAGGTCACGGTCGTGTCCAACAACAACAAGGAGCGCGTCCAGCGCTTCTGTGCACCGCTCGATCTCGGTTTTATTTGTGCGGCGAGAAAGCCGACAAACCGTGCCTTTTTGCAGGCGGTTCGGCAAATGAATGTGACGATTGCCGAGACGGTCGTGATCGGCGATCAATTGTTTACCGATGTGCTGGGAGGAAATCGGCTGGGGTTTCATACGATCCTGGTCGTGCCTGTGGCCCAGACGGACGGTTTCTGGACGCGCTTTAACCGTCAGATGGAGCGCGTGGCTTTGAGCTGGATGGAAAGGAAAGGAATGGTTTCGTGGAGGAGAAAAGCATGA
- a CDS encoding TetR/AcrR family transcriptional regulator: MKDRIMKGFIDEIRDKGMKFSMDDLARRLGISKRTLYEHFSSKVEILEAIISQTFAEADEKTKQILDDYSLSLIEKIKGVMMVLPTHYEFYDLRILEQMKRYYPEQWALVDSALSDDWQTLRGLIEQGIKEGLIVNMNVTLMMKLIVDAVNSTLDQRFYMQNQITVSEALAAIVDVLLYGLVPVDKR; the protein is encoded by the coding sequence ATGAAAGACCGGATCATGAAAGGTTTTATTGATGAGATCAGAGACAAGGGCATGAAGTTTTCCATGGACGACCTGGCTCGCAGGCTCGGCATCAGCAAGCGGACGCTCTACGAGCACTTTTCCTCGAAGGTGGAGATTCTCGAGGCGATCATCTCCCAAACGTTTGCCGAGGCCGATGAAAAAACAAAGCAAATTCTCGACGACTACAGTCTTTCCCTGATCGAAAAAATCAAAGGCGTCATGATGGTTTTGCCGACACACTACGAGTTTTACGATTTGCGCATTCTCGAACAGATGAAGCGCTACTACCCGGAGCAATGGGCCTTGGTCGACTCCGCGCTCTCGGATGACTGGCAGACGCTGCGCGGACTGATCGAGCAAGGAATCAAGGAAGGGCTGATCGTCAACATGAATGTCACGCTGATGATGAAGCTGATCGTGGACGCGGTCAATTCGACGCTCGACCAGCGTTTCTACATGCAAAACCAGATTACCGTATCGGAAGCTTTGGCCGCGATTGTAGACGTTCTGTTGTACGGACTCGTGCCCGTGGATAAAAGGTGA
- a CDS encoding MFS transporter, protein MSFFTQMTKPQRTGLLFVILILFIDMLLYSLLIPIVPYFSETLQPSSTMMGVLFSSYAVAMLLATPIFGPISDRLGRRTVLLVGLVGLAASTLLFAFSETMALLISARFVQGIAAAATWPTALALLADLFPPKMRGAVMGTALTAISTGTLLGAPIGGWLFEISDHRTPFLAAAAFTVINIVLVYLFLKEETARTASEKLLVGKFLRNPQVVFIAGIVLLAEVSLCLLEPTLPVFLTQKLSITPTVIGLLFGAMTLAYGLIAPVAGSLSGRFNPYKLMFAGVVALAVFMPFLVWADSLWQAGIAMALVGASVGFTLSPTLPTLGGIIDQGGSGAYGTAYSLFNMFHGIGMVAGPLAGGILTDLLPVSSALLVVAAAVLGFGILLFIQLKASKAVRYSAQKGEMHTP, encoded by the coding sequence ATGTCTTTTTTCACGCAAATGACAAAGCCGCAACGTACCGGTTTGCTTTTTGTGATTCTGATTTTGTTTATCGACATGCTGCTTTACAGCCTGTTGATCCCGATCGTTCCTTATTTTTCCGAAACGCTGCAGCCTTCCTCGACGATGATGGGCGTCCTGTTCAGCAGCTATGCGGTCGCGATGTTGCTCGCCACGCCGATCTTCGGGCCGATCTCTGACCGCTTGGGCAGACGGACAGTGCTGCTCGTCGGCTTGGTCGGGCTTGCCGCTTCGACGCTGCTATTCGCTTTTTCCGAAACGATGGCCTTGCTGATTTCAGCCCGCTTCGTGCAAGGGATTGCGGCGGCTGCGACGTGGCCGACGGCGCTCGCCCTGCTCGCCGACCTGTTCCCGCCGAAAATGCGCGGAGCGGTCATGGGCACCGCGCTGACGGCCATCTCTACAGGCACCTTGCTCGGCGCGCCGATTGGCGGCTGGCTGTTTGAAATTAGCGATCACCGGACGCCGTTTCTCGCGGCTGCGGCCTTTACGGTCATCAACATCGTCTTGGTGTATTTGTTCCTCAAGGAAGAAACGGCGCGCACAGCGAGCGAAAAGCTTTTGGTCGGCAAATTTTTGCGCAATCCGCAAGTCGTCTTCATCGCCGGGATCGTCCTGCTCGCGGAAGTGTCGCTCTGCCTGCTGGAGCCGACACTGCCCGTCTTTTTGACGCAGAAGCTCAGCATTACGCCGACCGTGATCGGACTGTTGTTTGGCGCGATGACGCTGGCATACGGATTGATTGCCCCCGTGGCAGGCTCGCTGTCCGGCCGGTTTAACCCGTACAAACTGATGTTTGCCGGAGTCGTTGCACTCGCTGTCTTCATGCCTTTCCTGGTCTGGGCCGACTCGCTGTGGCAAGCCGGAATCGCGATGGCGCTAGTCGGCGCGAGCGTCGGCTTCACGCTGTCCCCTACTCTCCCGACACTCGGGGGGATCATCGACCAAGGGGGAAGCGGCGCTTACGGAACAGCCTACTCGCTGTTCAACATGTTCCACGGAATCGGCATGGTTGCGGGCCCACTGGCTGGCGGGATTTTGACGGATCTCTTGCCTGTGTCCTCGGCTCTCCTCGTCGTCGCGGCAGCGGTGCTCGGCTTTGGCATCTTGCTGTTCATCCAGTTGAAAGCGAGCAAGGCGGTGCGGTATTCCGCACAAAAAGGCGAGATGCACACGCCTTGA
- a CDS encoding DNA polymerase IV, with the protein MKKILHLDIDAFFASVEQLDRPELRGKPVIVGGTANRGVVSTCSYEARKYGVRSAMPVALARKKCPQGVYLPVRYSRYVEKSAEVREIFTSYTTRYQTVGLDEAYLDVSDYENAVPVARELKRRIKQETGLTCSIGLSYNMSLAKIASDLKKPDAFVIIRPEQALDVLRPLPIGTLHGVGKKSQELLERKGIKTVEDFWQLSLDEVVQLFGKFGRSLYDRARGEDSREIVMDRAPKSTSRETTLSFDLYDRESIAPIALSLLREVEEDVRQEGVEPQTITLKIKYADFTQRTKQHKAVAGANWQELLDDLLDAFDYSQGVRLVGVGFSNFAEPQKERYEQLSLFPWKLGR; encoded by the coding sequence ATGAAAAAAATCCTTCATCTGGATATCGACGCTTTTTTCGCCAGTGTAGAGCAACTGGATCGGCCAGAATTGCGCGGCAAGCCTGTGATCGTAGGCGGCACTGCCAACCGCGGAGTCGTCTCGACGTGCAGCTACGAGGCGCGCAAATACGGGGTGCGCTCTGCCATGCCCGTTGCGCTGGCGCGGAAAAAATGTCCGCAAGGGGTGTACCTGCCCGTCCGCTACAGCCGCTATGTCGAAAAATCCGCAGAAGTCAGAGAAATTTTTACTTCCTATACAACACGCTACCAAACAGTCGGTCTCGACGAGGCGTACCTGGATGTGTCCGACTACGAAAATGCCGTGCCGGTTGCCCGCGAGCTGAAGAGACGGATCAAACAGGAGACGGGACTTACGTGTAGCATCGGGCTTTCTTATAATATGTCGCTCGCCAAGATCGCCAGCGATTTGAAAAAGCCTGACGCCTTTGTCATCATCCGGCCCGAGCAGGCATTGGACGTACTGCGCCCGTTGCCGATCGGGACGCTTCACGGTGTCGGCAAAAAGTCGCAGGAGCTGCTCGAAAGAAAAGGCATCAAGACAGTGGAGGACTTTTGGCAGCTTTCGCTGGATGAGGTTGTGCAGCTATTCGGCAAGTTCGGCCGTTCCCTGTATGACCGGGCCAGGGGAGAAGACAGCCGCGAGATCGTGATGGACCGCGCGCCGAAATCGACCAGCCGGGAGACGACGCTGTCGTTTGATTTGTACGACCGCGAGTCCATCGCGCCGATTGCCCTTTCCCTGTTGCGGGAGGTCGAGGAGGACGTGCGCCAGGAAGGGGTCGAGCCGCAAACGATCACGCTCAAGATCAAGTACGCCGATTTTACGCAAAGAACGAAGCAGCACAAGGCAGTCGCCGGGGCCAACTGGCAGGAGCTGCTGGACGATTTGCTCGATGCGTTTGATTACTCGCAAGGTGTCAGACTGGTGGGCGTTGGCTTTTCCAATTTTGCCGAACCGCAAAAAGAGCGCTACGAGCAGCTTTCGCTGTTTCCGTGGAAGCTCGGGAGATAG
- a CDS encoding peroxiredoxin has product MLKVGARAPVFTADSTKGPVDLGEYVGKQTVVLVFYPGDDTPVCTKQLCALQDNYARLQQKNTAVFGVNPGELGKKQSFAEKFHYDFPLIADEGQKIREAYDVGKILGLFFQQRIVYIIGRDGTIVYAKKGNPPVSELLAVLEAHGQ; this is encoded by the coding sequence ATGTTGAAAGTGGGAGCAAGAGCCCCTGTCTTTACGGCAGACAGCACAAAAGGTCCGGTTGACCTGGGAGAGTACGTCGGCAAGCAGACGGTCGTCCTCGTTTTTTACCCGGGGGACGACACGCCTGTGTGCACCAAGCAGTTGTGCGCGCTTCAGGACAACTACGCGAGATTGCAGCAGAAAAACACGGCTGTCTTTGGCGTCAATCCGGGCGAGTTGGGCAAAAAGCAGTCGTTTGCGGAAAAGTTCCATTACGATTTTCCGCTGATCGCAGACGAAGGTCAAAAGATTCGCGAAGCATATGATGTAGGGAAAATTCTCGGCCTGTTTTTCCAGCAGCGCATCGTCTACATCATCGGCAGGGACGGGACGATCGTGTACGCGAAAAAAGGCAATCCGCCCGTATCCGAGCTGCTGGCAGTGCTCGAAGCGCACGGGCAGTAA
- a CDS encoding gamma-glutamyl-gamma-aminobutyrate hydrolase family protein → MRPIIGVACTKMYFPNNHLDQFFYVGSGYVDGVARAGGIPLILPLLTVQEAPFREMIESLDGLILTGGDDPAPHLYGEEPLQGLGNIEYERDLAELAVIKLALELKKPILGICRGMQILNVACGGTLIQDIPSQVPGAFQHAQKGSRQYGAHKVTLKPGFLADALGQQEVLVNTSHHQAVKDVAPGFQMTACAADGVIEAIESLDGLSIGVQWHPERMWSHDSQMLKIAEAFIARVKQQKLQAK, encoded by the coding sequence GTGCGTCCGATTATTGGTGTCGCGTGTACGAAAATGTATTTCCCGAATAACCACCTCGACCAGTTTTTCTATGTCGGGTCCGGCTACGTGGACGGAGTGGCCCGCGCAGGCGGCATTCCGCTCATCCTGCCGCTGCTGACTGTACAGGAAGCGCCGTTCCGGGAGATGATCGAATCGCTGGACGGGCTGATCCTGACTGGCGGCGACGATCCTGCCCCGCATCTGTACGGGGAAGAGCCGCTGCAAGGGCTTGGAAACATCGAATACGAGCGGGATTTGGCCGAACTGGCTGTGATTAAGCTGGCATTGGAGCTGAAAAAGCCGATCTTGGGCATTTGCCGGGGAATGCAGATTTTGAATGTAGCGTGTGGCGGCACACTCATTCAGGACATTCCAAGCCAGGTTCCGGGAGCCTTCCAGCATGCGCAAAAAGGTTCCCGCCAATACGGCGCACACAAGGTCACGCTCAAGCCCGGCTTTTTGGCGGACGCTCTCGGGCAGCAGGAGGTGCTGGTAAACACCTCGCACCACCAGGCTGTCAAAGACGTAGCGCCAGGCTTCCAGATGACAGCATGCGCGGCTGACGGAGTGATTGAGGCAATCGAGAGCCTCGACGGGCTATCTATCGGCGTGCAGTGGCATCCAGAGCGGATGTGGTCGCACGACAGCCAGATGTTGAAAATCGCCGAGGCATTTATTGCCCGGGTAAAGCAGCAGAAGCTGCAAGCGAAATAA
- a CDS encoding peptide ABC transporter substrate-binding protein yields MKKLKNLSFCAVLLTSLVFAGCGAPQAGTTENPQGAQQEQTRAPQTMQVNLNTGEPNSIDPGLAEDIPSMSVARAAFDGLLRLNEKGELKEAVAEKYEVSADGLTYTFHLRDTRWSNGDPVTAHDFEYAWKRVLDPETASGYAYQLYYLKNGEAFNAKKAKAEDVGVKATDDKTLVVTLENPAPFFPELVASVTYFPVNKKVVEGNKDWAAKPETYIGNGPFVLKKWEHKSVIEFAKNDSYWDKDAVHLSALTINMIEDPNTELSMFEKGDLDWAGSPLGDLPLDALDALKDSGKMQTQATAGTYWYIFNTTQKPFDNKKIRQAFATAVNRKEISESVVPFKSTPATGILPPTMALNPDGYIKDGDVETAKKLLAEGMKEAGLTELPELTISYNTTEVNQRIATVIQDQWRKAFGIEVKLVNKENKVHREQMKEGNFTIGRASWIGDFNDPINFLEVFKGGLNTSKWENKEFLDLLAQSAKEGDPAKRKEILKKADAIVMDEMPALPIYYFTYAWVKQDSVKDVVVDALGFIDFKYASNVK; encoded by the coding sequence GTGAAAAAGTTGAAGAATCTATCATTTTGCGCCGTTTTGCTGACCAGTCTGGTGTTTGCTGGCTGTGGAGCGCCGCAAGCCGGCACCACGGAAAATCCGCAAGGTGCGCAACAGGAGCAGACGAGAGCGCCCCAAACGATGCAGGTCAACCTGAACACAGGCGAGCCGAACTCGATTGACCCTGGACTGGCGGAAGATATCCCTTCCATGTCTGTGGCCCGTGCAGCATTCGATGGCCTTTTGCGCCTGAATGAAAAGGGCGAGCTGAAAGAGGCGGTCGCCGAAAAGTACGAAGTATCCGCTGATGGCTTGACTTACACGTTTCACCTGCGCGATACCAGATGGTCCAACGGCGATCCGGTAACTGCCCACGATTTTGAATACGCGTGGAAACGGGTGCTCGATCCCGAGACAGCCTCCGGATATGCGTACCAGTTGTACTATCTCAAAAACGGGGAAGCGTTCAACGCCAAGAAGGCGAAGGCAGAGGATGTCGGCGTCAAGGCGACTGACGACAAAACGCTGGTCGTGACGCTGGAAAACCCGGCGCCGTTCTTCCCGGAGCTGGTGGCATCGGTCACTTATTTCCCGGTCAATAAAAAAGTGGTGGAGGGGAACAAGGACTGGGCAGCCAAGCCGGAGACGTACATCGGCAACGGCCCGTTCGTCCTGAAAAAGTGGGAGCACAAATCGGTAATCGAATTTGCCAAAAACGACTCCTACTGGGATAAAGACGCGGTTCATTTGTCCGCGCTGACCATCAACATGATTGAAGACCCGAACACCGAGCTGTCCATGTTCGAAAAAGGCGATCTGGACTGGGCCGGCTCTCCGCTGGGCGACCTGCCGCTTGATGCCCTGGATGCCTTGAAAGATTCCGGAAAAATGCAGACGCAAGCGACGGCAGGCACGTACTGGTACATCTTCAATACGACGCAAAAGCCGTTTGACAACAAAAAAATTCGCCAAGCGTTTGCCACAGCCGTCAACCGCAAGGAAATTTCCGAAAGCGTCGTGCCGTTCAAGAGCACGCCAGCGACCGGAATCCTCCCGCCGACCATGGCGCTCAACCCGGATGGCTACATCAAGGACGGCGACGTGGAGACAGCGAAAAAGCTGCTGGCAGAAGGCATGAAGGAAGCGGGCTTGACCGAGCTGCCTGAGCTGACTATCTCCTACAATACGACAGAGGTGAACCAGCGCATTGCGACGGTGATCCAGGACCAATGGCGCAAAGCGTTCGGCATCGAAGTCAAGCTGGTGAACAAGGAAAACAAGGTGCACCGCGAGCAAATGAAGGAAGGTAACTTCACCATTGGCCGCGCAAGCTGGATTGGCGACTTCAACGATCCGATCAACTTCCTCGAAGTGTTCAAGGGCGGTTTGAACACGTCGAAGTGGGAAAACAAAGAGTTCCTCGACCTGCTCGCACAGTCTGCCAAAGAAGGCGACCCGGCAAAACGCAAGGAAATCTTGAAAAAGGCGGACGCCATCGTCATGGACGAAATGCCGGCGCTGCCGATCTACTACTTCACGTATGCCTGGGTGAAGCAGGACAGTGTAAAAGACGTCGTCGTGGACGCCCTCGGGTTCATCGACTTCAAATACGCATCGAATGTCAAGTAA
- a CDS encoding serine hydrolase — protein sequence MLSGLFAPVSELLEAAGGEWGVYLEDLQTNEKLAINENQRFYAASVIKVPIMAAVFAEAYAGKLALGDKLKLRQEDLVGGAGVLQHMTPGTEFTVYDLVTLMIIQSDNTATNMMIDLVGADSIRSIMRKTGMENSSFYNKLMVVPAELEGYNEITAADIASHLRYLATGKVISYDSCLKMIAILKQQQHRDRFPFLLPDPDGEIIGMVPKWEFANKTGSVTKITHDVGIFYTGPHAISVSLLNKGLAQKDAASVMARIGRLLYDTYGPKA from the coding sequence ATGCTATCCGGTCTTTTTGCCCCTGTTTCAGAGCTGCTCGAAGCGGCTGGCGGCGAATGGGGAGTCTATCTGGAAGATTTACAGACAAACGAAAAGCTCGCCATCAACGAAAATCAGCGCTTCTACGCCGCGAGCGTCATCAAGGTGCCGATCATGGCCGCTGTGTTCGCCGAAGCCTACGCCGGCAAGCTCGCACTGGGAGACAAGCTCAAGCTGCGCCAGGAGGACCTCGTGGGCGGAGCAGGCGTCTTGCAGCACATGACGCCCGGGACGGAGTTCACCGTGTACGACCTCGTCACCTTGATGATTATCCAGAGCGACAACACCGCCACCAACATGATGATTGACCTCGTCGGGGCAGACAGCATTCGCAGCATCATGCGCAAAACCGGAATGGAAAACAGCTCCTTTTACAACAAGCTGATGGTCGTGCCAGCCGAGCTGGAAGGCTACAACGAGATTACGGCCGCAGACATCGCAAGCCACCTCCGCTACCTGGCGACGGGAAAAGTCATCTCCTACGACAGTTGCCTGAAAATGATCGCGATCTTAAAGCAGCAGCAGCATCGCGACCGCTTCCCGTTTCTTTTGCCCGATCCGGACGGCGAGATCATCGGGATGGTGCCGAAGTGGGAGTTTGCGAACAAGACAGGCTCGGTCACGAAAATCACGCATGATGTCGGAATTTTCTATACAGGACCGCACGCGATCAGCGTCTCCCTGCTCAACAAGGGCCTGGCCCAAAAGGATGCCGCCAGCGTCATGGCGCGCATCGGCCGCCTGCTGTACGATACGTACGGCCCGAAAGCATAA
- a CDS encoding phytoene desaturase family protein, which translates to MTTNHYDVVIVGAGLAGLSSAAYLSSKGKKVLVLERGQLGGRAVTLKIKGFNFNFGAHAIYARDSSVLRTFEKELGLNIDWQDFNPTKAKYDIGSDLTAVPSNVQGLFQTKLLKGMDKVLFTFEILKTMLKMEKGHPHMSIQKWMEKKQVSEDVQDMMLTLASSNFFTREPEKIPSDVFFTYYSRLFTTNKPVAYIGGGWQALINEFVRVIEANQGTIMLKNKVEKFLVENDRVVGVVTPEGEFTADEFVCCIPPKELVKVFAETRLEHAVAQHAEYEPTVVMVYDIGLKERIDVPFSYIYDKQNNIFITDISYYDRTCVPEGGQLLQATAYMRQADVGNKEAAEIRKQEIENLYDKHFPGWREQLVVPRVSARAVVQEIKWTMNQKPMPTFFPDYRNLFFAGDWCEGQGQLSELSFSSAWQVSNLILEKDK; encoded by the coding sequence ATGACAACCAATCACTATGACGTTGTTATTGTAGGTGCCGGACTGGCTGGTCTTTCCAGTGCCGCCTACCTGTCGTCGAAAGGCAAAAAGGTTTTGGTTTTGGAGCGCGGACAATTGGGTGGACGTGCCGTTACACTGAAGATCAAAGGCTTCAACTTCAACTTCGGTGCGCACGCCATTTATGCTCGCGACAGCTCCGTTTTGAGAACGTTTGAAAAAGAACTCGGACTCAACATTGACTGGCAAGACTTCAATCCAACAAAAGCAAAGTACGATATCGGGAGCGATTTGACTGCCGTTCCTTCCAACGTGCAAGGACTTTTCCAAACCAAGCTGTTAAAAGGGATGGACAAGGTATTATTTACGTTTGAAATTTTGAAAACGATGCTCAAAATGGAGAAGGGCCATCCGCACATGTCGATTCAGAAGTGGATGGAGAAAAAGCAAGTCAGCGAAGACGTGCAAGACATGATGCTGACGCTCGCCTCCTCCAACTTCTTTACGCGTGAACCGGAAAAAATTCCGTCTGATGTGTTCTTCACGTACTACAGCCGCCTGTTCACGACGAACAAGCCTGTTGCGTACATCGGCGGCGGTTGGCAGGCGCTGATTAACGAGTTCGTTCGCGTAATCGAGGCAAACCAGGGCACGATCATGCTCAAGAACAAAGTAGAGAAGTTTCTCGTAGAAAATGATCGCGTGGTTGGAGTGGTGACGCCGGAGGGCGAGTTTACGGCTGATGAGTTCGTCTGCTGTATTCCGCCGAAAGAATTGGTAAAAGTATTCGCAGAAACACGCCTGGAGCACGCGGTTGCCCAGCACGCAGAATACGAGCCGACAGTCGTCATGGTTTACGATATCGGTCTGAAAGAGCGGATTGATGTGCCGTTCTCCTACATCTACGACAAGCAAAACAATATTTTCATCACAGACATCTCCTACTACGACCGTACTTGCGTGCCGGAGGGCGGACAGCTTTTGCAGGCGACAGCCTACATGCGCCAGGCTGACGTAGGCAACAAGGAAGCGGCGGAGATTCGCAAGCAGGAGATCGAAAATCTGTACGACAAGCACTTCCCGGGCTGGCGCGAGCAACTGGTTGTACCGCGCGTATCTGCCCGTGCCGTTGTCCAGGAAATCAAATGGACGATGAACCAAAAGCCAATGCCTACCTTCTTCCCGGACTACCGCAACCTGTTCTTTGCAGGGGACTGGTGCGAAGGGCAAGGCCAGCTTTCCGAGCTGTCTTTCTCCAGCGCATGGCAAGTGTCCAATCTGATTTTGGAAAAAGATAAGTAA